A genomic window from Halorubrum lacusprofundi ATCC 49239 includes:
- the aroA gene encoding 3-phosphoshikimate 1-carboxyvinyltransferase → MDVNVTSSTVRGTTRAPPSKSYTHRALLAAGYSDGATVRSPLVSADTKATARAVTAFGGAVEPESGERFDDADALVVDGFDGRPAVPDDVIDCANSGTTMRLVTAAAALADGTTVLTGDESLRSRPQGPLLEALGDLGVRAESTRGNGQAPLVVSGPLAGGEVAIPGNVSSQYVTALLMAGAVTEEGVEIDLTTPLKSAPYVDITLELLDDFGIEATPVGDGGDALDGAAGAAGFVVDGGQSYAPAGGSYTVPGDFSSISYLVAAGAVAAEPGEPVRIEGAVPSAQGDSAIVEIVERMGADIEWDREAGVITVRRSELSGVEVDVGDTPDLLPTIAALGAVADGDTRIMNCEHVRYKETDRVSAMAEELEKLGAKTTEEPDTLTVHGSESDLRGASVDGRADHRIVMALAVAALVAEGTTTIRGGEHVDVSFPNFFDAMADLGIAVERDGAGE, encoded by the coding sequence ATGGACGTCAACGTCACCAGTTCGACCGTGCGGGGTACCACTCGCGCGCCGCCCTCGAAGAGCTACACCCACCGCGCGCTGCTGGCCGCGGGGTACAGCGACGGCGCGACCGTGCGCTCCCCGCTCGTCTCGGCCGACACGAAGGCGACCGCCCGGGCCGTGACCGCCTTCGGCGGCGCGGTCGAGCCGGAATCCGGAGAGCGTTTCGACGACGCCGACGCGCTCGTCGTCGACGGATTCGATGGCCGACCCGCCGTTCCCGACGACGTGATCGACTGCGCGAACTCCGGGACGACGATGCGGCTCGTCACCGCCGCGGCCGCGCTCGCGGACGGGACCACGGTGTTGACGGGGGACGAATCCCTCCGCTCGCGCCCGCAGGGACCCCTTCTGGAGGCGCTCGGTGACCTCGGCGTGCGCGCGGAGTCGACCCGCGGGAACGGACAGGCGCCGCTCGTCGTGAGCGGACCGCTCGCGGGCGGCGAAGTCGCGATCCCCGGCAACGTGTCCTCGCAGTATGTCACCGCCCTGTTGATGGCCGGCGCGGTCACCGAGGAGGGCGTCGAAATCGACCTGACGACGCCCCTCAAATCGGCCCCGTACGTCGATATCACGCTCGAACTACTCGACGATTTCGGGATCGAGGCCACGCCGGTCGGCGACGGTGGCGACGCGCTCGACGGCGCGGCCGGTGCGGCGGGCTTCGTCGTCGACGGTGGACAGTCGTACGCGCCCGCGGGCGGGAGCTACACCGTTCCCGGCGACTTCTCCTCGATCTCGTACCTGGTCGCCGCCGGCGCGGTCGCCGCCGAGCCGGGAGAGCCGGTTCGGATCGAGGGCGCCGTGCCGAGCGCGCAGGGCGACTCCGCGATCGTGGAAATCGTCGAGCGCATGGGCGCCGACATCGAGTGGGACCGCGAGGCCGGCGTCATCACCGTCCGGCGCTCCGAGCTGTCGGGCGTCGAGGTCGACGTGGGTGACACGCCCGATCTGCTCCCCACGATCGCCGCGCTCGGCGCGGTCGCCGACGGCGACACCCGAATCATGAACTGCGAGCACGTCCGGTACAAGGAGACGGATCGCGTCTCGGCGATGGCCGAGGAGCTGGAGAAGTTGGGCGCAAAGACGACCGAAGAGCCGGACACGCTGACGGTCCACGGTTCCGAGAGCGACCTCCGGGGCGCGAGCGTCGACGGGCGCGCCGACCACCGGATCGTGATGGCGCTCGCCGTGGCCGCGCTCGTCGCCGAGGGCACCACGACGATCCGCGGCGGCGAGCACGTCGACGTCTCCTTCCCGAACTTCTTCGATGCGATGGCCGACCTCGGGATAGCCGTCGAGCGCGACGGCGCGGGCGAGTAG
- the tpiA gene encoding triose-phosphate isomerase, translating into MFILVNLKAYPCDPIEVATAARDVAEASGARIAVSPQAADIARVADTGVETWAQHVSPNAHGSHTGSTLAEAVADNGAEGTLINHSENRLKLADIDGSVHAAERTELETIVCANNPAQVGAAAALGPDAVAVEPPELIGGDVSVSTADPGIVEDAVAAAEAVDPAVDVFCGAGVSTGDDVVAAGDLGAAGVLLASGVAKADDPKAVLEDLVSGI; encoded by the coding sequence ATGTTCATTCTGGTGAACCTCAAGGCGTACCCGTGCGACCCGATCGAAGTCGCGACCGCTGCCCGCGACGTCGCCGAAGCGTCCGGCGCCCGGATCGCGGTCTCGCCGCAGGCCGCCGACATCGCCCGCGTTGCCGACACCGGCGTCGAGACGTGGGCCCAGCACGTCTCGCCGAACGCCCACGGCTCTCACACCGGGTCGACGCTCGCCGAGGCCGTCGCCGACAACGGCGCGGAGGGGACCCTTATTAACCACTCCGAGAATCGCCTGAAGCTCGCCGACATCGACGGCTCCGTTCACGCGGCCGAGCGCACCGAACTGGAGACGATCGTCTGCGCGAACAACCCCGCGCAAGTCGGCGCAGCCGCCGCACTCGGTCCCGACGCGGTCGCTGTCGAGCCGCCGGAACTCATCGGCGGCGACGTCTCCGTCTCGACTGCCGACCCGGGGATCGTCGAGGACGCGGTCGCGGCCGCCGAGGCCGTCGATCCCGCCGTCGACGTGTTCTGCGGTGCCGGCGTCTCGACCGGCGACGACGTGGTCGCCGCCGGCGACCTCGGCGCCGCCGGCGTCCTGTTGGCCTCCGGCGTCGCGAAGGCCGACGACCCGAAGGCCGTGCTCGAAGACCTCGTCAGCGGGATCTGA
- a CDS encoding phosphate signaling complex PhoU family protein, translating into METRKVQRLGPSTLAMTLPAEWAKEHGVNKGDEVSLRMGGKGTLTVLPESVSTEESKAVINADGLDAQSLERAIVAQYVLGRRVIHVRSEGTLDSEHINAVYKAETQLMGLGVIEETPSDISIRCSVDPEDFTLDNLLERLENTGSTMRGEAVKALAHGNPDLAQRALNRERQANKIFVLLLRLIFTAYQNPNLARAVGLEEGFPLIGYRSVAKNLELTADNAEDIADIVMEAEGHTLDVDSATMRQIREFTDQVDDLTALAVQAVVERDYDLTVECRDLFGRLEDREQEILGELPNDLDNDTLLMTREVLVSLQHTAEYAMRNAEIAANLALNEPSDHVEII; encoded by the coding sequence ATGGAAACGCGGAAAGTCCAGCGGTTGGGGCCGTCGACGCTGGCGATGACCCTCCCCGCGGAGTGGGCGAAGGAACACGGCGTCAACAAGGGCGACGAGGTGTCGCTGCGGATGGGCGGCAAGGGAACGCTCACGGTCCTGCCGGAGTCGGTGAGCACGGAAGAGTCGAAAGCGGTGATCAACGCCGACGGGCTCGACGCGCAGTCGCTGGAACGCGCCATCGTCGCGCAGTACGTTCTCGGGCGGCGCGTGATCCACGTCCGCAGCGAGGGAACGCTCGACAGTGAACACATCAACGCCGTCTACAAGGCCGAAACGCAGCTGATGGGACTCGGCGTCATCGAAGAGACGCCCTCGGATATCTCGATCCGGTGTTCGGTCGACCCCGAAGACTTCACCCTCGACAACCTGCTCGAGCGCTTGGAGAACACGGGATCGACGATGCGCGGCGAGGCGGTGAAGGCACTCGCCCACGGGAATCCCGATCTGGCCCAGCGTGCGCTCAACCGCGAGCGGCAGGCGAACAAGATCTTCGTGCTCCTGCTCCGGCTCATCTTCACGGCGTACCAGAACCCGAACCTCGCCCGCGCGGTCGGGCTAGAGGAGGGGTTCCCGCTGATCGGCTACCGGTCGGTCGCGAAGAACCTCGAACTCACCGCCGACAACGCGGAGGACATCGCCGATATCGTGATGGAGGCGGAGGGCCACACGCTCGACGTCGACAGCGCGACGATGCGGCAGATCCGGGAGTTCACCGATCAGGTGGACGACCTCACCGCACTCGCCGTGCAGGCAGTCGTCGAGCGCGACTACGACCTCACGGTCGAGTGCCGAGATCTCTTCGGCCGACTCGAGGATCGCGAACAGGAGATCCTCGGAGAACTACCGAACGACCTCGACAACGACACGCTGTTGATGACCCGCGAAGTGCTCGTCAGCCTCCAGCACACCGCAGAGTACGCGATGCGGAACGCCGAGATCGCCGCGAATCTCGCGCTCAACGAGCCCTCTGATCACGTCGAGATCATCTGA
- a CDS encoding multiprotein bridging factor aMBF1, producing the protein MPQCEMCGADEASLTTTKVEGAELELCSSCTDFGTEVRDESTGSGGSKYSTSSSSGTSSGSSSGSSGGSSGSSGGSTRPRDMFDNMDEIATDYDDRIRNARESRGLSQEELADQLNEKASLIRKLERGDTLPTDDIQRKLESELDITLVEGESADDADWDSGDAGTMTLGDVVKRKD; encoded by the coding sequence ATGCCCCAGTGTGAGATGTGTGGCGCCGACGAGGCCTCGCTGACGACGACGAAGGTCGAAGGCGCCGAACTGGAGCTGTGTAGCTCGTGTACGGACTTCGGTACCGAGGTCCGCGACGAGTCCACCGGCTCCGGCGGCAGCAAGTACTCCACGAGTTCGAGTAGCGGGACGTCCTCCGGGTCGTCATCCGGCTCCTCGGGCGGATCGTCCGGATCGTCGGGTGGCTCGACGCGTCCGCGCGACATGTTCGACAACATGGACGAGATCGCCACCGACTACGACGACCGGATCCGCAACGCCCGCGAGTCCCGCGGGCTCAGCCAGGAAGAGCTGGCCGACCAGCTCAACGAGAAGGCGAGCCTCATCCGTAAGCTGGAGCGCGGCGACACGCTTCCCACCGACGATATCCAGCGGAAACTGGAGAGCGAACTCGACATCACTCTCGTCGAGGGCGAGTCGGCCGACGACGCCGACTGGGACAGCGGCGACGCCGGGACGATGACGCTCGGCGACGTGGTCAAGCGGAAAGACTGA
- a CDS encoding DUF7123 family protein, whose translation MSEYTEEEQRILAYLTDSVTRGERYVRSKTIADAIGLTAKQVGSRLPRLAEKSDDVDIEKWGRARSTTWRVTPQG comes from the coding sequence ATGAGCGAGTACACCGAGGAGGAGCAGCGCATCCTCGCGTACCTCACGGACAGCGTTACCCGTGGCGAGCGGTACGTCCGCTCGAAGACGATCGCCGACGCTATCGGTCTCACCGCCAAGCAGGTCGGCTCCCGGCTCCCCCGTCTCGCCGAAAAATCCGACGACGTCGACATCGAGAAGTGGGGTCGTGCGCGGTCGACGACGTGGCGCGTGACTCCGCAAGGCTGA
- a CDS encoding DICT sensory domain-containing protein — protein sequence MSLIELIAGVEAHEATLTVFNADQEDAEALREHFADRNVRIVEERTAAGPEAFAVLARDEEFVTAVTVDELLPRPGGVGDGESGDGGSGVRSSEDGASSGGRVGEPVLDHLDETMFTSYSRADMVAASREIEDRAWRVGNGELHAGFQTLDVLTGEADTYDLLGEKERLDVHAYAADEGNAPDVEHYTVHVGETAEIRETWFVAYDGGGYDDAKCALLAEERAPGEFYGFWSYDPETVDYIIDYLRERYGGSEQTDGGGAIV from the coding sequence ATGTCCCTCATCGAGCTCATCGCGGGCGTGGAAGCTCACGAGGCCACGTTGACCGTCTTTAACGCCGATCAGGAGGACGCTGAGGCGCTCCGGGAACACTTCGCCGACCGCAACGTTCGGATCGTCGAAGAACGGACCGCGGCCGGTCCGGAGGCGTTCGCCGTGCTCGCGCGCGACGAAGAATTCGTCACGGCCGTGACCGTCGACGAGCTACTGCCGCGACCGGGCGGGGTCGGAGACGGAGAGTCGGGAGACGGTGGGTCAGGAGTCCGATCGTCCGAAGACGGAGCGTCAAGCGGCGGGCGCGTCGGGGAACCGGTGTTGGACCACCTCGACGAGACGATGTTTACCTCCTACTCGCGGGCAGACATGGTGGCCGCGTCTCGCGAGATCGAGGACCGCGCGTGGCGAGTCGGCAACGGCGAGCTTCACGCCGGGTTCCAGACGCTCGACGTGCTCACCGGCGAAGCGGACACCTATGACCTACTCGGCGAGAAGGAGCGGCTCGACGTGCACGCGTACGCCGCGGACGAGGGCAATGCGCCCGATGTTGAACACTACACCGTTCACGTCGGCGAGACCGCCGAAATTCGGGAAACGTGGTTTGTCGCGTACGACGGCGGCGGGTACGACGACGCGAAGTGCGCGCTGCTCGCCGAGGAACGCGCGCCGGGCGAGTTCTACGGATTCTGGAGCTACGACCCCGAGACGGTCGATTACATCATCGACTACCTGAGGGAGCGATACGGCGGATCGGAACAGACGGACGGCGGTGGGGCGATAGTGTGA
- a CDS encoding presenilin family intramembrane aspartyl protease PSH, which produces MFPREYRGVAFVVGLFLVVQLGALALVPEFAESGYQAVDNPDNPTNSLLYIAAIIAMTGLMLAAFRYDLDQGIRLLIVGVSAWLSWYVFSAVVSQLAAAVPAIAVGVALLVYPEWYVIDTAGVLMGAGAAGLFGISFGLLPALLLLAFLAVYDAISVYGTEHMLSLAEGVMDLNIPVVLVIPLSLSYSLLGEQSESEGDDTDGDSAIDDGDPDANSDDLDNPDESADEGADVSEPTDIEDRDAFFIGLGDAVIPTVLVASAATFSPAAALDMPLIGINLPALLAMVGSLAGLLVLMSWVIKGRPHAGLPLLNGGAIGGYLIGSVVAGVPLIEAVGLAGFL; this is translated from the coding sequence ATGTTCCCCCGCGAGTACCGCGGCGTCGCCTTCGTTGTGGGCCTGTTCCTCGTCGTTCAGTTGGGCGCGTTAGCGCTGGTACCGGAGTTCGCTGAAAGCGGCTATCAGGCAGTTGATAACCCGGATAACCCGACGAACAGCCTCCTGTATATCGCCGCGATCATCGCCATGACGGGGCTGATGCTCGCGGCGTTCCGCTACGACCTCGATCAAGGGATCCGGCTGCTGATCGTCGGCGTCTCCGCGTGGCTCTCGTGGTACGTCTTCTCTGCGGTCGTTTCGCAGCTCGCGGCCGCCGTGCCCGCGATCGCAGTCGGAGTCGCCCTGCTCGTGTACCCCGAGTGGTACGTGATCGACACCGCCGGGGTGTTGATGGGCGCGGGCGCGGCAGGGCTGTTCGGCATCTCGTTCGGGCTGTTGCCTGCCCTCCTGCTGTTGGCTTTCCTGGCGGTGTACGACGCGATCTCGGTGTACGGCACCGAGCACATGCTGTCGCTCGCGGAGGGCGTGATGGACCTGAACATCCCCGTGGTGCTCGTGATTCCGCTGTCGCTTTCGTACTCGCTTCTGGGGGAGCAGTCGGAGTCGGAGGGCGATGATACCGACGGCGACTCCGCGATCGACGACGGCGACCCTGATGCCAACTCGGACGACCTCGACAATCCCGACGAATCCGCAGACGAGGGCGCCGACGTCTCGGAACCGACCGACATCGAGGACCGCGACGCGTTCTTCATCGGGCTCGGCGACGCCGTGATCCCGACCGTGCTCGTGGCGAGCGCGGCGACGTTCTCGCCGGCCGCGGCCCTCGACATGCCGTTGATCGGGATCAACCTCCCCGCGCTGCTCGCGATGGTCGGCAGCCTCGCGGGGCTGTTGGTCCTGATGAGCTGGGTGATCAAGGGACGGCCGCACGCCGGGCTCCCGCTTTTAAATGGCGGCGCGATCGGCGGCTACCTGATCGGCTCCGTCGTCGCCGGGGTCCCGCTGATCGAGGCGGTCGGGCTGGCCGGGTTCTTATAG
- a CDS encoding DUF7525 family protein encodes MSEASIESDKEVGVALALGAIAVVGAIVLFGHPSQIGKAWGFGAAFVFAVCSVVAVQIFD; translated from the coding sequence ATGAGCGAGGCATCCATCGAGTCTGACAAGGAGGTCGGCGTGGCGCTCGCGTTGGGCGCAATCGCGGTCGTCGGCGCTATCGTGCTGTTCGGCCACCCGTCGCAGATCGGGAAGGCCTGGGGGTTCGGAGCGGCGTTCGTCTTCGCCGTCTGTTCGGTCGTCGCCGTCCAGATCTTCGACTGA
- a CDS encoding carbon-nitrogen family hydrolase yields the protein MRLACVQLGVEGGAIEDNVAAAMEAVREAAADGADLVVLPELFDVGYFAFDAYARAAESVAGDRLSRFAAVADEEDINVLAGTVVEDLAASAADGIEAPADEGLANTAVLFDRSGERRLVYRKRHLFGYGSEETDRMVPGERVPMTDIEGVQVGVTTCYDLRFPEQFRQMVEAGVECVLVPSAWPYPRVEHWRTLGRARAIENLTYVAAVNGSGIFDSDALCGRTTVYDPWGTTLASAGDEPTTVTAEIDPDQVAAVREEFPALHDRR from the coding sequence ATGAGGCTCGCCTGCGTCCAGCTCGGCGTCGAGGGCGGCGCTATCGAGGACAACGTCGCGGCCGCGATGGAAGCGGTCCGCGAGGCGGCGGCCGACGGGGCTGACCTGGTCGTGCTCCCGGAGCTGTTCGACGTGGGGTACTTCGCGTTCGACGCGTACGCCCGCGCGGCCGAGAGCGTCGCCGGCGACCGATTGAGTCGGTTCGCCGCGGTCGCCGACGAGGAAGACATCAACGTGCTGGCGGGGACCGTCGTCGAGGACCTCGCCGCGTCCGCGGCCGACGGGATCGAGGCCCCGGCCGACGAGGGGCTCGCGAACACTGCAGTGCTGTTCGACCGGAGCGGGGAGCGTCGGCTCGTCTACCGGAAGCGGCACCTGTTCGGCTACGGTTCCGAGGAGACGGACCGGATGGTCCCCGGCGAACGGGTACCCATGACGGATATCGAGGGCGTGCAGGTCGGTGTGACGACCTGCTACGACCTTCGGTTCCCCGAGCAGTTCCGGCAGATGGTCGAGGCGGGCGTCGAGTGCGTGCTGGTGCCGAGCGCGTGGCCGTACCCGCGCGTGGAGCACTGGCGGACGCTCGGCCGGGCGCGGGCGATCGAGAATTTGACGTACGTCGCAGCGGTCAACGGGAGCGGCATATTTGACAGCGACGCGCTCTGCGGCCGGACGACCGTCTACGACCCGTGGGGGACGACGCTGGCGTCGGCGGGCGACGAGCCGACGACCGTGACCGCCGAGATCGACCCCGACCAGGTTGCGGCGGTGCGCGAGGAGTTCCCCGCGCTGCACGACCGCCGATAG
- a CDS encoding response regulator: MTERVLVVDDSSFQRTVVRDALEDPFEVVGEAENGAEAVELFEAYEPDAVSMDVVMPEMTGIEATAAIKDRWADAVIVMCTSVDQQEKMMEAVKAGADGYVTKPVDADELVPEMQSHLE; this comes from the coding sequence ATGACCGAGCGGGTACTCGTCGTCGACGACTCCTCGTTTCAGCGGACCGTCGTCCGGGACGCGCTGGAGGATCCCTTCGAGGTGGTCGGCGAGGCGGAGAACGGCGCGGAGGCGGTGGAGCTGTTCGAGGCGTACGAACCGGATGCGGTGTCGATGGACGTCGTCATGCCCGAGATGACCGGAATCGAGGCGACTGCTGCGATCAAGGACCGCTGGGCCGACGCCGTGATCGTGATGTGTACGAGCGTCGACCAGCAGGAGAAGATGATGGAGGCGGTGAAGGCCGGTGCCGACGGGTACGTGACGAAGCCGGTCGACGCCGACGAGCTGGTCCCCGAGATGCAGAGCCACCTCGAGTGA
- a CDS encoding CoxG family protein has protein sequence MTVRVSRTFEFDAPAEDVWAFISDAEQRAEAISVVDTFEVHGDGRATWHVALPIPMIKSTISVETEEVKREPPTRVKFVGKSRAFRVTGEHTITEIDGGCQLANEFVVDGRLPGVESFFERNFDAELDNLEDALRASFGTTA, from the coding sequence ATGACCGTCCGAGTTTCCCGGACGTTCGAGTTCGACGCACCCGCCGAGGACGTGTGGGCGTTCATCTCGGACGCCGAGCAGCGCGCAGAAGCGATCAGCGTCGTCGACACCTTCGAAGTACACGGCGACGGGCGGGCGACGTGGCACGTCGCGCTCCCGATCCCGATGATCAAGTCGACCATCTCCGTCGAGACGGAGGAGGTCAAGCGCGAGCCACCGACCCGAGTGAAGTTCGTCGGCAAGTCGCGCGCCTTCCGCGTCACCGGCGAGCATACGATCACCGAGATCGATGGCGGCTGTCAGCTGGCCAACGAGTTCGTGGTCGACGGCCGGCTGCCGGGCGTCGAGTCGTTCTTCGAACGCAACTTCGATGCGGAGCTGGACAACTTAGAAGACGCCCTGCGAGCGTCGTTCGGAACGACCGCATGA
- a CDS encoding disulfide bond formation protein B produces the protein MTARPSETTVWLSAATVVATIATAGSLWFSLGLGLTPCDLCWYQRILMYPLVVVFSVATVEKRPAVLRTALPLVGLGLSLAAYHSYLQATMTECTLGGPCATVLWQSPGLGLTIPNLSLVAFGVIAVLLVGMWRSAGRR, from the coding sequence GTGACAGCCCGGCCCTCGGAGACGACCGTTTGGCTGTCGGCTGCGACAGTCGTCGCAACGATCGCGACCGCGGGGAGTCTCTGGTTCAGCCTCGGGCTCGGACTCACCCCCTGTGATCTGTGTTGGTACCAGCGGATCCTCATGTACCCGCTCGTCGTGGTGTTCAGCGTCGCGACGGTCGAGAAGCGACCGGCGGTCCTCCGGACTGCGCTCCCGCTCGTGGGGCTCGGGCTCAGTCTCGCCGCCTACCACTCGTACCTTCAAGCGACGATGACGGAGTGTACGCTTGGTGGCCCGTGTGCGACCGTTCTGTGGCAGAGCCCGGGGCTCGGGCTCACGATCCCGAACCTCTCGCTCGTCGCCTTCGGGGTGATCGCGGTCCTGCTCGTCGGGATGTGGAGAAGCGCCGGACGGCGCTGA
- a CDS encoding DUF7522 family protein: MEHPPDASVEELLSAARTATGDELRSLTYFSEDDVEQLYLRSDLSRTADLVGFAESERHGFRAQSLYADTQLGDYQFTVRVFENGYLTRVIANDHGVWVTTDSMEIDRFEELASALASILRSFDPM, translated from the coding sequence ATGGAACACCCACCGGACGCCAGCGTCGAAGAACTGCTCAGCGCGGCGCGGACTGCCACCGGAGACGAGCTGCGGAGCCTCACGTACTTCAGTGAAGACGATGTCGAACAGCTCTACCTCCGCAGCGACCTGAGCCGGACGGCTGACCTCGTCGGCTTCGCGGAGAGCGAGCGACACGGGTTCCGCGCGCAGTCGCTGTACGCTGACACGCAGCTTGGCGACTACCAGTTCACGGTCCGCGTGTTCGAGAACGGCTACCTCACGCGCGTCATCGCCAACGATCACGGGGTATGGGTAACGACCGACTCGATGGAGATTGACCGGTTCGAGGAACTCGCGAGCGCGCTCGCATCCATCCTGCGGTCGTTTGATCCGATGTAA
- the aglJ gene encoding S-layer glycoprotein N-glycosyltransferase AglJ, producing MSEYDDVCVLLPTMDEVETVARVVEAFRNAGLDGVLVIDGGSTDGTQEAAREAGARVVEQSGRGKGQAVREAVRDHIDAPYVVMADADATYDAGDVDAMLDPLLSGEAVHVIGNRFADMRPGAMTQLNRIGNRLINLSFRAIHGEQYRDILSGYRAFTRESFRRLHLTADGFGIETEMAVECVKNRQSVAVVPITYRERPGGSATNLHPIRDGGVIFLELYRKAKTNNPLFYFGSLGAISTSAGALMTGYVLYDWIVNGIPHEIIAIGAVGAATLGIQLLIFGFLADMILSLHREQVARYERAVDDGSDR from the coding sequence ATGAGCGAGTACGACGACGTCTGCGTCCTGCTCCCGACAATGGACGAGGTCGAGACGGTCGCGCGCGTCGTCGAGGCGTTCCGCAACGCCGGGCTCGACGGTGTCCTTGTGATCGACGGCGGATCGACTGACGGCACGCAGGAGGCGGCCCGCGAGGCGGGCGCGCGAGTCGTCGAGCAATCCGGCCGGGGGAAGGGGCAGGCGGTGAGGGAAGCGGTCCGAGACCATATCGATGCACCTTACGTCGTGATGGCCGACGCGGACGCAACGTACGACGCTGGCGATGTCGACGCGATGCTCGATCCCCTGCTGTCCGGTGAGGCGGTCCACGTTATCGGGAACCGGTTCGCGGACATGCGGCCGGGCGCGATGACGCAGTTGAACCGGATCGGAAACCGGCTCATCAACCTCTCGTTTCGCGCGATCCACGGCGAGCAGTACCGGGATATCCTCTCCGGGTATCGGGCGTTCACCCGCGAGTCGTTCCGCCGGCTCCACCTCACCGCCGACGGGTTCGGGATCGAGACCGAGATGGCGGTCGAGTGCGTGAAAAACCGGCAGTCGGTCGCGGTCGTCCCGATCACCTACCGAGAGCGTCCTGGCGGCTCCGCCACCAACCTCCACCCCATCCGCGACGGCGGCGTGATCTTCCTCGAACTGTACCGGAAGGCGAAGACGAACAACCCGCTGTTCTACTTCGGCAGTCTCGGCGCGATCTCGACGAGCGCCGGGGCGCTTATGACCGGGTACGTGCTCTACGACTGGATCGTCAACGGGATCCCCCACGAGATAATCGCGATCGGCGCCGTCGGGGCCGCAACCTTAGGGATCCAGCTTCTGATCTTCGGATTCCTCGCCGACATGATCCTCTCGCTCCACCGCGAGCAGGTGGCGCGCTATGAGCGTGCAGTCGACGACGGCTCCGATCGATAG